Proteins from a single region of Stappia sp. ES.058:
- a CDS encoding DUF2256 domain-containing protein encodes MRRKCDLPSKKCAACGRPFVWRRKWKAVWSQVKFCSERCRKSGDEGARPRRTDRPGPSPGAKRSNDSLACESPGIRHNR; translated from the coding sequence ATGCGCAGGAAGTGCGACCTTCCCAGCAAGAAATGCGCGGCATGCGGACGCCCGTTTGTATGGCGACGCAAATGGAAAGCCGTCTGGTCGCAGGTGAAGTTCTGTTCCGAACGGTGCCGCAAGTCGGGCGACGAAGGCGCCCGGCCGCGCCGCACCGACCGGCCCGGGCCATCGCCCGGCGCGAAACGATCCAACGACTCGTTGGCTTGCGAATCACCCGGGATCAGACACAATCGTTGA
- a CDS encoding thiol-disulfide oxidoreductase DCC family protein — translation MTNAPAITVFHDGDCPVCRAEIRFYSRIDRSGAIDWRDITRLSDDELPDGKSRDDLLGRFHVQDRDGSWHIGVGAFARIWRALPGFRHFAWVFSVPGIRQLAEVGYRGFLAWQQRNRRARAAKEQSRHAA, via the coding sequence GTGACGAACGCCCCCGCGATCACCGTCTTTCACGATGGCGACTGCCCGGTCTGTCGCGCCGAGATCCGCTTCTACTCCCGCATCGACAGGTCGGGGGCAATCGACTGGCGCGACATCACCCGCCTGAGCGACGACGAGCTTCCCGACGGCAAATCGCGGGACGACCTCCTCGGCCGGTTTCACGTCCAGGACCGCGACGGAAGCTGGCACATCGGCGTTGGCGCCTTCGCCCGGATCTGGCGCGCCCTCCCCGGATTCCGGCATTTCGCCTGGGTGTTTTCGGTTCCAGGCATCAGGCAACTCGCCGAAGTCGGCTATCGCGGGTTCCTCGCCTGGCAACAGCGCAACCGACGGGCCCGCGCGGCCAAAGAGCAAAGCCGCCACGCCGCGTAA